ACGCTGGAACCGTTGGCATCTTCCGAAGCGGTTTTAACAAAAGAAGAAAAAGAAGCCGGCGTTGCCATTGTAGATATCGGCGGCGGTACTACGGATATTGCGATTTTCAAGGATAACATCATCCGTCACACCTGCGTAATTCCTTACGGTGGCGGAATTATTACTGATGATATTAAAGAAGGTTGCTCCATCATCGAAAAGCATGCTGAGCAGCTTAAAGTAAAATTCGGTTCCGCAGTTCCTGAAATGGAAAAAGACAGTACATTTGTCACTATTCCTGGTCTGCATGGTCGTCAGGATAAGGAAATTTCTTTGAAAACTTTAGCGCAGGTGATCAATGCCCGCGTCGAGGAAATTCTCGAAATGGTCAATACAGAACTGAAAGCTTACGGCGCCTTTGAACAAAAGAAAAAACTGATTGCAGGAATCGTACTTACAGGCGGCGGATCCAATTTGAAGCACATCCGGCAGCTGGCAAATTATACCACCGGTTTCGACAGCCGTCTGGGGTATGCCAATGAATATATTTCGAACGATAAAAACCAGTTATTAAAGGGTCCGGAATATGCTACAGCGATCGGACTTTTAATGGAAAGTTTGAAAATCAGAGACAAAAAGACGTCTGTAAACGAGGAGGAAGAAGTCATTTCTGAACAGCCGGCAGTGGAAAAGGTAAATTCTGAAATTGAAGCTTCGATCCAGAACGAAGAACCGACAATTGTAGAAACTGCCGAAGCCAAAAGAAGAACTAAACTTACTATTGGCCAGAAGATTATGGAAAGCGTTAAAAAATTTTTTGAAGAAGTAGAATAAAAAACACTATACAAAATGGAAAACATAGGAACACAGGGATTTTCATTTGACTTACCGAAGGGAAATTCATCAATCATAAAAGTTATCGGTGTTGGCGGCGGTGGCAACAATGCTTTGAAGCACATGTACGAAACAGGAATTCACGGTGTAGATTTCGTGATCTGTAATACCGATGCGCAAACACTCGACAATAATCCGGTGGCCAACAAAGTTCAGCTTGGAGTTTCTACTACAGAAGGGCTTGGCGCAGGCGCAGACCCGGAAGTGGGTGAAAAAGCAGCCATCGAAAGTATCGACGAGATTAAAGCGGCTTTGGGGCAAAACACAAAAATGGTCTTCATCACTGCAGGGATGGGAGGTGGAACCGGAACTGGTGCAGCGCCGGTTATTGCAAAGGTTGCCAAGGAAATGGGCATTCTTACCGTAGGAATTGTCACCGTTCCTTTCAGCTTTGAAGGTAAAAGAAGATTGGAGCAGGCAGAAAGCGGGCTAGACAGATTGAGAAATAACGTGGATTCACTTATCGTGATCAATAACGATAAATTACGCCAGCAGTTCGGAAACCTTGGTTTCAAGCAGGGATTCTCGAAAGCTGATGAGGTGCTTACCAACGCTGCGAAAGGTATGGCAGAGGTAATCACCGGATATTTCGATATCAATATCGATTTCCGCGATGCCAAGACCGTTCTTGCAAATTCAGGTACGGCACTGATGTCAACAGGTAAAGCTTCCGGAGAAAATAAAGCTGAGGAAGCCGTGAAAAAAGCGCTTGATTCCCCATTATTGAATGATAACAAAATCACGGGTGCTAAAAACGTTCTCCTTCTCATCAGAAGTGGTGCCGAAGAAGCTACGATGGACGAAATCGGGGTAATCATGGACCACATCCAGAAAGAAGCAGGACATACCGCAGAAATTATTTTTGGTGTTGGAACTGATGAAGAATTGGGTGATGCAGTGAGCGTTTTGGTGATTGCGACAGGTTTTGCGAAAGACAATCCGAAACACGACGGGCCAACAGAAACCATTAAAATTCCTTTGGATGAAGCTTCGGAAACAAGAGTTCAGAAGGAATCTCCATTCAGAACCAAAGCTGAAAGGGAGGAGCAGAAAATTGAGAAATTTGAAGGCAAAAGCCTTTTCAGGTTAGATGATGAGGAAGATGATGCACCGCAGTTCCGGGTGAGCAGTTCTGAAAAAAAAATGATTGTTGAAGAAGAGCCTAAAACTCAGGTAAAATTCTTTGCTGAAGAAGAGGAAGAAGAAATTCATGAACCGGTTTCTTTCAGAAAAGAGCCTGAAATGATGCAGGAGCCCGATTTATTCACTTACGAAGGCTTCGGGGAAGAGCTTGAGCCACAGTCTTTTTCATTTGAAGTTGAAGAACCGGTTCAAAAAGATGAGCCTCAGAAATCATCTTTCTCCGAGGAAAAACCGGTAGAATTCAGCTTCTTTGTAAACGAACCTGTAGAAAATGAGCCATTCCTCAAAGAAGAAAAAATAGAAGAAGCTGAGCAGGTAAAAAACGAAATTCCTGAAGAGCCGGTTGCAAAACCAACTCCGGTTCCGGCACCGGTTTACAAAGAGCAGCAAATTATTACTGAATCCAAAGTTGAGGTAAAAGAAGAATTCACCTTCATCAGCAAATCTACAGCAAACGATAAAGTAAATGAAAGAAGAAACAAGTTGAAGGAATTCAATTCCCGTTACCAGAATTTTGATGAAAGTTCTGATTTTGAGACCGTTCCTGCCTTCAAAAGAAAAAATATTTCCATTGACAACTTCAATGCTTCCGAGCAGAGCATCAATACTTTTCTTTCTGAAAACAACGGAAAAATGCAACTGAGAGAAAACAGATTTTTAAATAAAGATGTTGACTAGAGTTAATTAAAGTATCAATGGACCAATTTACCAATGTAGTTGTTGGGGGTAGATTGGTAAATTGATACGCTATTACATTAAAAAAATGAGTTTAGAAGACACCATCAACGAAGCGATTAAAACCGCAATGCGTGAGAAAGACAAAATAGCTTTGGATTCACTCCGCGCCGTTAAATCGCAGATTCTTCTGCTTAAAACTGAAGGAAAAGGCGCCGAAGTTTCCGCTGAGCAGGAAATTGCAATCCTTCAGAGGATGATCAAGCAGAGAAAAGATTCTTACGAGCAGTTCGCAGCGCAGGGAAGAAATGACCTGGCAGAAGTGGAAGAGGCGCAAATGAAAGTCATCGAGCAATTTCTGCCGAAGCAGTTGACTCCGGAAGAGCTCGAAACAGAGATGAAGGCCATCATCGCCGAAACGGGCGCTGAAACCCTTAAAGATTTAGGAAAAGTAATGGGTGTGGCGTCCAAGACTTTAGGCGGTAAATCTGACGGTAAAAGCATTTCCGAGATGGCGAAGAAACTTCTCTCATAGTTAGGTAAGAGCGGAAATTCAATTTTAAATAAATTGTATTGTGCATCTCCTGGCGCAAATATTTTTTAGGATATCCAACCTTTGCATATCGATTTGATTGTTAACCCGGAGCAGGCGATTGTTCCGGGTTTTCTTTTTTAAATTAAAAATAAAGGTCATTTTGTCCACAATTCAAAAACGGAATAATTTTGATAACATAAATCAATAGAATTGATATAGATATTTGATTAAATTTGAATTCTCAAAATTTAAATAGTTAAACCTTAAAACAACGAGTTATGTATCCAGAAGAATTAGTAATGCCGATGAAGGCTGAACTTACAGATAAAGGGTTCCAGGACCTTACAACAGCAGAACAGGTGAACGATGCGCTTAAGCAATCCGGGACAACATTGGTAATGGTAAATTCCGTGTGTGGTTGTGCAGCCGGAGCTGCAAGACCAGGCGTGATCTATTCCTTAACCGGAGATAAAAAGCCTGACCAACTGGTGACTGTCTTTGCCGGCTTCGACAGCGATGCCGTTGCAGAAGCCAGAAAACACATGGCACCGTTCCCGCCAAGTTCCCCAAGTGTAGCACTTTTCAAGGATGGAGAATTGGTTCATATGCTTGAGAGACACCATATTGAAGGAAATCCGGCAGGTGCCATCGCTGCAAACCTTCAGGCGGCGTACGACGAGTATTGCTAAAAAGTGTAATGATTAAATAATCGAGGCTGCAGATTTGCAGCCTTTTTCATTTCAGTTCGTTGATCCTGCCCATTACCGGCAAAGAGAAAATCTGGCTTTTTTGCAGCCACAGTTCATAGAATGTTCTGGCTTTATCTGCAAAATCCCTTTTACCTTCATCTTTGAATTTATAATAAAATAAATGCCCGAGAAGTTCATAATAAGCCGTGTGATGCGGCTCATCCTTGGCATTC
The sequence above is a segment of the Chryseobacterium taklimakanense genome. Coding sequences within it:
- a CDS encoding BrxA/BrxB family bacilliredoxin; the protein is MYPEELVMPMKAELTDKGFQDLTTAEQVNDALKQSGTTLVMVNSVCGCAAGAARPGVIYSLTGDKKPDQLVTVFAGFDSDAVAEARKHMAPFPPSSPSVALFKDGELVHMLERHHIEGNPAGAIAANLQAAYDEYC
- the ftsA gene encoding cell division protein FtsA; its protein translation is MEHQEYSVGLDIGTTKIVAIVGRRNSRGKIEVLGLGKAKSLGVHKGIVNNISQTISSIKTAVEEAQKSAGVPIHKVTVGIAGKHIRSLQHSDYIMRENPDKFICDEDIEALKEQVKKLVMLPGEEIIHVLPQEYKVDSEGEIQEPIGMHGKRLEANFHVVVGQMGSIRNIARCVREAGLEMEALTLEPLASSEAVLTKEEKEAGVAIVDIGGGTTDIAIFKDNIIRHTCVIPYGGGIITDDIKEGCSIIEKHAEQLKVKFGSAVPEMEKDSTFVTIPGLHGRQDKEISLKTLAQVINARVEEILEMVNTELKAYGAFEQKKKLIAGIVLTGGGSNLKHIRQLANYTTGFDSRLGYANEYISNDKNQLLKGPEYATAIGLLMESLKIRDKKTSVNEEEEVISEQPAVEKVNSEIEASIQNEEPTIVETAEAKRRTKLTIGQKIMESVKKFFEEVE
- a CDS encoding GatB/YqeY domain-containing protein translates to MSLEDTINEAIKTAMREKDKIALDSLRAVKSQILLLKTEGKGAEVSAEQEIAILQRMIKQRKDSYEQFAAQGRNDLAEVEEAQMKVIEQFLPKQLTPEELETEMKAIIAETGAETLKDLGKVMGVASKTLGGKSDGKSISEMAKKLLS
- the ftsZ gene encoding cell division protein FtsZ, with the translated sequence MENIGTQGFSFDLPKGNSSIIKVIGVGGGGNNALKHMYETGIHGVDFVICNTDAQTLDNNPVANKVQLGVSTTEGLGAGADPEVGEKAAIESIDEIKAALGQNTKMVFITAGMGGGTGTGAAPVIAKVAKEMGILTVGIVTVPFSFEGKRRLEQAESGLDRLRNNVDSLIVINNDKLRQQFGNLGFKQGFSKADEVLTNAAKGMAEVITGYFDINIDFRDAKTVLANSGTALMSTGKASGENKAEEAVKKALDSPLLNDNKITGAKNVLLLIRSGAEEATMDEIGVIMDHIQKEAGHTAEIIFGVGTDEELGDAVSVLVIATGFAKDNPKHDGPTETIKIPLDEASETRVQKESPFRTKAEREEQKIEKFEGKSLFRLDDEEDDAPQFRVSSSEKKMIVEEEPKTQVKFFAEEEEEEIHEPVSFRKEPEMMQEPDLFTYEGFGEELEPQSFSFEVEEPVQKDEPQKSSFSEEKPVEFSFFVNEPVENEPFLKEEKIEEAEQVKNEIPEEPVAKPTPVPAPVYKEQQIITESKVEVKEEFTFISKSTANDKVNERRNKLKEFNSRYQNFDESSDFETVPAFKRKNISIDNFNASEQSINTFLSENNGKMQLRENRFLNKDVD